One genomic window of Polaromonas sp. SP1 includes the following:
- a CDS encoding RNA-binding S4 domain-containing protein, whose amino-acid sequence MDKLDKLRIDKWLWAARFYKTRALAVEQIDKGRVHVNGVEAKPAREVKAGDTVTLRQGPVQRTLTVRGISSQRGAAPIAQQLYEETEESLRLKAEAAEQRRLAGDPAGSQEHGRPTKRDRRTLDKAWNNRWSASAD is encoded by the coding sequence ATGGACAAACTGGATAAATTGCGGATCGACAAATGGCTGTGGGCCGCCCGTTTCTACAAGACCCGTGCGCTGGCCGTGGAGCAAATCGACAAGGGACGCGTGCACGTCAACGGCGTGGAAGCCAAGCCCGCACGTGAAGTCAAGGCGGGCGACACGGTGACGCTGCGGCAAGGCCCGGTGCAGCGCACGCTGACGGTGCGCGGCATCAGCAGCCAGCGCGGCGCGGCGCCCATCGCCCAGCAGCTGTATGAAGAGACGGAAGAAAGCCTGCGCCTCAAAGCCGAGGCCGCCGAGCAGCGCCGCCTGGCCGGCGACCCGGCCGGCAGCCAGGAGCACGGCCGCCCCACCAAACGCGACCGCCGCACGCTGGACAAAGCCTGGAACAACCGCTGGAGCGCGTCGGCCGACTAG
- a CDS encoding aspartate/glutamate racemase family protein, whose amino-acid sequence MSSTERQGLHRTRVVGILGGMGPAAGADFARLFVQACADHMRSLQIPVSDQAFPEHWLAQVPVPDRSTALGLPGPGGHQPLDPMLHAMGKLAALGATTVAVACNTAHAWHGQLQERFPQLEVLHVAREVAETLAARGVREVGLLATEGTYRAGLYDQALRQAGLQCHIPSPAERERVMRGIYDGVKVGDMALAHACFAGVAKDLAARHGLSTLVLGCTEIPLALSAVPGMDGLDLVDPAALLARALAQRAYAAA is encoded by the coding sequence ATGAGCAGCACTGAAAGGCAGGGCCTGCACAGGACCCGCGTCGTCGGCATCCTGGGCGGCATGGGCCCGGCGGCCGGCGCCGACTTTGCGCGGCTGTTTGTCCAGGCCTGTGCGGACCACATGCGCTCGCTGCAGATTCCCGTATCTGACCAGGCGTTTCCCGAGCACTGGCTGGCCCAGGTGCCGGTGCCCGACCGCAGCACCGCGCTGGGCTTGCCCGGCCCCGGCGGCCACCAGCCGCTGGACCCGATGCTGCACGCCATGGGCAAGCTGGCGGCGCTGGGCGCCACCACCGTGGCGGTGGCCTGCAACACGGCGCATGCCTGGCACGGCCAGTTGCAGGAGCGCTTTCCGCAGCTCGAAGTGCTGCACGTGGCGCGTGAGGTGGCCGAGACCCTGGCCGCCCGCGGCGTGCGTGAGGTCGGCCTGCTGGCTACGGAAGGCACTTACCGCGCGGGTCTTTACGACCAGGCGCTGCGCCAGGCCGGGCTGCAATGCCACATTCCTTCGCCGGCCGAGCGTGAGCGTGTGATGCGCGGCATTTACGACGGCGTGAAAGTGGGCGACATGGCCCTGGCGCACGCGTGCTTTGCGGGCGTGGCCAAAGACCTGGCGGCGCGGCACGGGCTTTCAACCCTGGTGCTGGGCTGCACCGAGATCCCGCTGGCGCTCAGCGCGGTGCCGGGGATGGATGGGCTGGACCTGGTGGACCCGGCGGCCCTGCTGGCACGGGCGCTGGCGCAGCGGGCTTATGCGGCGGCGTAG
- a CDS encoding transporter substrate-binding domain-containing protein, whose protein sequence is MKFSILMTAVLMTAGLATTAGAQTVPTLKKVADSNKITVSYREASVPFSYLIGSKTSVGFSAELTEAIIDDVRKKVKKPNLEVAYMPVTSQNRIPLLVNGTYDLECGSTTNNIARGKDVAFAINHFYTGTRLLVKKSSGIKNYADLAKKTVASTTGTTNAQVIRKYSADKKLDMQLILGKDHDDSLLLVENDRALAFAMDDILLFGLMANSKNPASLEVVGDSLQVEPYACMLRKDDPEFKKLVDGTIMRLIKSGEFAKMYAKWFTSPIPPKGVNLNLPMSEELKANLKALSDKPAM, encoded by the coding sequence ATGAAATTCTCGATTCTCATGACCGCCGTGCTGATGACAGCCGGCCTGGCCACCACCGCCGGCGCGCAAACCGTGCCGACGCTGAAAAAGGTTGCCGACAGCAACAAGATCACCGTTTCCTACCGTGAGGCATCGGTTCCGTTCAGCTACCTGATCGGCTCCAAGACCTCGGTGGGTTTCTCGGCGGAACTGACCGAAGCCATCATCGACGACGTGCGCAAGAAGGTGAAGAAGCCCAACCTTGAAGTCGCCTACATGCCCGTGACGTCGCAAAACCGCATCCCGCTGCTGGTCAATGGCACCTACGACCTGGAGTGCGGCTCGACCACCAACAACATCGCACGCGGCAAAGACGTGGCCTTCGCGATCAACCACTTCTACACCGGCACGCGCCTGCTGGTCAAAAAATCGTCCGGCATCAAGAACTACGCCGACCTGGCCAAAAAGACGGTTGCCAGCACCACCGGCACCACCAACGCCCAGGTGATCCGCAAGTACAGCGCCGACAAGAAACTCGACATGCAGCTCATCCTGGGCAAAGACCATGACGACTCGCTACTGCTGGTCGAAAACGACCGCGCCCTGGCTTTCGCCATGGACGACATCCTGCTGTTCGGCCTGATGGCCAACTCCAAGAACCCGGCGTCGCTGGAAGTCGTGGGCGACTCCCTGCAGGTTGAGCCCTACGCCTGCATGCTGCGCAAGGACGACCCCGAGTTCAAGAAGCTGGTCGACGGCACCATCATGCGCCTGATCAAGTCGGGTGAATTCGCCAAGATGTACGCCAAGTGGTTCACCTCGCCGATCCCCCCGAAAGGCGTGAACCTGAACCTGCCGATGAGCGAAGAACTCAAGGCCAACCTGAAAGCGCTGAGCGACAAGCCGGCGATGTAA